The Longimicrobium sp. region CCAGATGCGTTCGACCGTCTTCCTGCTCGCCGCCGTGCTGGCCGGGTGCGGCACGGCCCGCACGTCCAACGAGCCCGCCACGCCGGCCCCGATGCCCGCCGCCGAGCCGATGCCGGCCCCGGCCGCGCCCGCCGCGCCCCGGGCCGCGTCGTCGTACGACACCATCCGCGCGCGCCCGTTCGACACGGGGCGGATGTGGACCTTCGACTTCCCGCCGCTGGAGCACTTCCAGCGCACCTACGGCTTCCGCCCCACGCAGCAGTGGCTGGACAACGTGCGGCTCTCGGTGGTGCGCTTCGCCACCTGGTGCTCGGCGTCGTTCGTGTCGACCGAGGGGCTGCTCCTCACCAACCACCACTGCGCCGTCCCCACGCTGGACCCGGTGCAGCGCGCGGGCGAGAACCTGCTCACCAACGGCTTCATCTCCCGCACGCGGGGCGAGGAGCGCCGCGTTCCCGATCTCTTCGTGGAGCAGCTTGTCTCCATCGAGGACGTGACGGAGCGGGTGGCCGCGGGCGTGGGCGAGGGGACCCAGGAAGAGCGCCAGTCCCGGCAGATGGCGGTGCGCCGCGAGCTGGAGCGGCCGGACTCCGCCAACCGCATGCGCTACCAGGTGGTGGAATTCTACAACGGAGGGCGGTACAGCCGCTACGGCTACAAGCGGTTCGACGACGTGCGCCTTGTGTTCGCGCCCGAACAGGCGATCGCCTTCTTCGGCGGCGACCCGGACAACTTCAACTATCCGCGCTACAACCTGGACATGGCGTTGTTCCGGGTGTACGACGAGAACGGGCGCCCATTCCGCCCCGCAAACTATCTCCGCTGGAGCGCCGCCGGCGCGCGCGAGGGTGACCCGGTGTTCGTGGTCGGCAACCCGGGGACGACGCAGCGCCAGCTCACGAACGCGCAACTCGAGTACCTTCGCGACGTCGCCCAGCCCGCGCAGCTCGCGGTGCTGAACGCGCAGCGCACCTCCCTGCAGCGCATCGGCCAGGCGGACCCGGCGCGGGGGCTGGAGCTGCGCGACAACATCTTCAGCATCGAGAACTCCATCAAGGCGATCACCGGCCGCCGCGAGGGGGCGCTGGACCCTGCCCTCTTCGCCCGCAAGGTGGACTGGGAGCGCCGCTTCCGCGCGTCCGTGCAGGGCGACCCCGCGCGCGCGGCCCGCTACGGCGCCGCCTGGGACTCGATCACGGCGTTCCAGGCGGAGCGCCGCGCGCTGGCTCCCGGGCTCCTCTACAACGCGTACCTCAACTCGGGTCCGCTGGGCCAGGCGATGGCGCTGGTGCGCGCGGCCGGCGGCGAGGCGCAGTTCCGCGGCGCGGCCGGGGCTCCGCTGACGGCGGCGCGTGGCGAGCAGGTGATCGAGCTGGCGGAGCTGCTGCGCGTGGCCCAGCGCAACGTGCCGCAGGACTCGGTGCTGCGCCTGGTGCTCGCCGGCCGCTCGCCGGACGATGCCGCCACGCAGATCGTCTCGTCGTACACCCTGGCGGACACCACGGCGCGCCGGCAGCTCCTGGCCGGGGGCGCCGCCGCGGTGCAGGCCTCTACCGACCCGGTGATCGCCCTGGCCCGCCAGGTGGCGCCGGTGGTGATGGCGCGGCAGCGTGCGATGGCCGCCATCAACGTGCGCGAGACGGCGCAGCGCAACCTGCTGGGACGCGCCTTCTACGAGGTCTACGGCACCGACGTGCCGCCCGACGCCACCTTCACGCTGCGCATCGCGGACGGCGTGGTCAAGGGTTATGAAGCCAACGGTACGATAATGCCGTGGAAGACAACCTTTTACGGCCTCTACAACCGCGCGTACGGCTTCGACCAGAAGACGAGCGACTTCGACCTTCCGCCGCGCTGGGACACGCCGCCGGCGGGCCTGCGGCTGGAGACGCCGTTCAACTTCGTCTCCACCAACGACATCATCGGCGGCAACAGCGGCTCGCCGATGATCAACCGGAACTCCGAGGTGGTGGGGCTGATCTTCGACGGCAACCTGCAGTCGCTGCCGGGGAACTTCATCTTCGACGAGACGCAGAACCGCACGATCTCGGTGCACTCGGCCGGCATCCTGGAGGCGCTCCGCAACGTCTACCGCGTGCAGCGCCTGGTCGACGAGCTGGTGCCGCCCACGCGCCGCTGACCCTCTGTGGCTTCAAGAAAAACTCCCCCTGCGCTCACGGGCGCGGGGGGAGTTTCCATGCATCCTGTTTGTCTCACGCGGAGGCGCGGAGACGCGAAGAAAGAACAGCAAAAGCCTCACACAGAGGGCACAGAGGGAACTGCAAGCCACAGAGAACCACTTTTTCTTTTCTCTCTGCGTCTCCGCGCCTCCGCGTGAGCCATGCCGTTACGATGCCTGCTCGGCTGGATGATCGAGCCACTCGTGCGCCCACGCGCCCAGTGCGTCCACGGCGCCGGCGAGCGCGCGGCCCTTTTCGGTGAGCGCGTACTCCACGCGCACCGGCGTGTCCGGGATCACGCACCGCTCCAGAACGCCCTCCTGCTCCAGCTCGCGCAGGCGCTCGGAGAGCATGCGGTCCGTAATGTCCGGGATCGCGGCGCGCAGCCCGGCGAAGCGCGTGCGCCCCTTCAGCAGCACGAAGATGATGGCGCCCGTCCAGCGCCGGCCGACCAGCTCGACGGCGCGATGGAAGAGGGGGCAGAGCGGCGTGTGCGCATTCATGGCTTCTACGATAGACGAAAGGGACGCCTTGACGCAATCAACTTCCTTTTGTATAGTTGATACTCAAAACGCAGCATAAAGTTCACCCGAGGGAATAGAGCCATGATGAGCACCAGCATCGACTTCCTGAGCGTGCGCGAAGCGGCGGAGCAGCGCCGTTCCATCCGTGCCTACGAGCCGGTCCCCATTCCGCGCGACGAGATGGAGGAGATTCTCGACGTGGTGCGGCGGGCGCCTTCCGCCTTCAACGTGCAGCCCTGGCGCTTCGTCGTCGTGGAGACGCCGGAGATGAAGGAGCGGCTCGCGGCCGCCGCGTTCAACCAGCGGCAGGTGCACTCGGCGCCCGCCGTCATCGTCCTGTACACGGACATGAAGGAGTCGCTGGCCCACCTCAACGCCATCGTGCACCCCGGGATGAGCCCCGAGCAGCAGGTGGCGACGCAGCGCACCATCCGCAACATGTTCGCGAAGCAGAGCGAGGACGAGCGCGAGACGTGGGCGCAGGGGCAGGGCTACATCGCCCTCGGCTACCTCCTGCTGGCCGCCGAGGCGCGCGGCTACCAGACCTCGCCGATGGCCGGCTTCGACCCCGCCGCCGTCAAGGCGCTCCTGGGTCTGCCGGAGAACGTCCGCATCCCGGCCCTGGTCGCGATCGGCCGCGGCGCGGAAGAGGGTTTTCCGCAGCACCGGCTGCCGCTGGAGAGGATTCTGCGGGTGGCGTAAGAGAAAAAGTGCGTGAGTGCGTGAGTGCGTCAGTGCGTTGGGCTCCAGGCGCACTAACGCACTCACGCACTCACGCACTTCTGTTCAGCACTTCCCTTCCCTGGAGACCCTATGAAGGTCGAGATCTATTCCGACGTTGCCTGCCCGTGGTGCTACATCGGGAAGCGGCGGTTCGAGAGGGCGCTGGCGGCGTTTCCGGGGGCGGGTGAGGTGGAGGTCGTGTATCGGCCGTACCAGCTCGATCCCGCGGCCCCCGCGACGGCGCGACCGCTGCTGGATGCGCTGAAGGAGAAGTTCGGGCCGGGGGCGGCGTCGATGGCGGGCAATGTCGCCGAGGCGGCGCGCGGGGAGGGGATCACGATGGACTTCGACCGCGCGCTGGCGGCTAACACCCTCGCCGCGCACCGGCTCCTGCGCCTGGCGGAGCACGAGTACGGACCGCCGGTGCAGCACGCGCTGGCGGAGCAGCTCTTCGAGGCCCACTTCGCCCGCGGCGCCGACATTGGCGACCCCGCGGTCCTCACCGCCCTCGCCATCGCGGCGGGAATGGATGGCGAACGGGTGCGTGGGTACCTGGTGTCGGACGAGGGGGTAGCGGAGGTGATGGGCGAGATCCGCGACGCGCGGCAGCTCGGCATCACCGCGGTTCCCACCTTCGTCTTCGAGGGGCGCTACGGTGTGCAGGGCGCCCAGCCGGCCTCCGCCTTCCTCCAGGCCTTTGAGACCGTCGCCCGCGAATCCGCCGCCGTGCCGCAGGCTGGCGCGGATGGGTGTGATGATGGGGCGTGCGCGGTGTGAGGAGCTGAGCGGCCGTCATCCGAATTCCGGGGGATAAATCCCCCGGCTGGAACCACGCGAAGCCCACTGAAGTGGGCTAGTGAAGCGCGGCATTCGACCAGGAGTCCGCGAAGGCGGACTTTGTGCTTTTGTTGCAGCGAGTTTACTCGCCCGTCCCCCCAGTAAGCCACCGCTCGATCGCCGACACCACGTGCGCCTGCTCCTCTGCCGTCAGCTCGCGGCCGGCGGGGATGGCGTGCCATTTCTCGAGGCAGCCGCGGCAACAGGTGGCTGTGGCGTGTTGCGCGACGAAGACGGGGTGGCCGCGAAAGGGGGTCTGCTTGCCGTCTTTGACGGGGTTCGCGGGGGCCAGGCGCCGCGCCACGAAATCCGCCGCGTGCACCAGGATCGTGGGCAGCCCCTTCGCCTCCAGGTACGCGCGATCCGCCGCCCCCAGCCGAAACCGGCTCCGGAAGCGGGACCCCGCCAGTCCGCGGAACACCCGGTCCAGGTCGCGCATCTGCTTCGAATCCCCCTAATTTTGTCATCCTGAGCGACGCGCCTCTCTGGCCTCGCCCGGGCTGTGAACCATGGCGCGTAGCGAAGGATCTACTGCGCGTTGCGCGAGGTTCGCGGTCGCGCGCGGTCCCCGGCCCTGCTCCGGCTAGATCCTTCGGTCGCCGCAGCAGTCGGGAGAGCGGGGCGAGGCCCGGCTATGCGGCTCCCTCAGGATGACAAAAATGGGCGACGCGCACCCTGGCAACGCGGCCTACGCAGGCGTGCGGGCCTCGCGGAGGGCGTCGGCGAGAGCGCGGTTCTCGGCGACCTGGGCGGTCAGCTCGGAGGCGAGCTCGCGCAGGCGCAGGGTCTGCTCCTCGGCGAGACGCGTGCGGTGGCGCAGCTCGATCTCGCGGCGCGCGGAGGACGCGAGCTCCGAAAGGATGTCCACCTCGTCGGGGGTCCAGGCGCGAGGCGAGGTGTCGATGGCGCAGAAGGAGCCCAGGATGTGGCCCTCGGGGCCCGGCAGCGGGACGCCCACGTACGCCGCCACGCCCAGCGACTCCACCGTGGGGACGAGGCTGTACACCGGGTCCGCGCGCGCGTCGTTGATGACGAGCGGCTGGTCGGACTCGATGGCGTAGTGGCAGAAGGTGCGCCCCGTGAGTTCGCGCGAGGTGGCGAGGGGCTCGCCGAAGCCGTGCGCGCTCACGTAGAAGTCGCGCTCGTGGTCCACCAGCGAGATGAAGGCGGCGGGCACGCGCAGGAGCTTCGCCGCCAGGCGCGTCATGCGGTCGAACGCTTCCTCGGCGTCGGTGCCCAGGAGGCCGGTGCGGTGCAGCGCGGCGACCCGCTCGGGATCGTTCACCGCGCGGAGGGCTTCGTTCGTCGGGATGCTCACGATCGGTACTCCGGTTCTGCTCGAATGGCCGCGCGGGTGGGAACGCCCGCCGCGGGGGTCCGGACCGCGCTTGCACACCCCGGACCACGGCTCAGGCCTCCGGCGCGCCCTCCACCAGCCGCACGGAGATCAGGCAGCGCTCCCCGCCCCTGTGCACGCACTCGGGCTGGTCCACGTCCACCGCCTCGCCGAAGTGGAGCGCCATGCCGCGCGCGATCCCCTCCGC contains the following coding sequences:
- a CDS encoding S46 family peptidase; its protein translation is MIQMRSTVFLLAAVLAGCGTARTSNEPATPAPMPAAEPMPAPAAPAAPRAASSYDTIRARPFDTGRMWTFDFPPLEHFQRTYGFRPTQQWLDNVRLSVVRFATWCSASFVSTEGLLLTNHHCAVPTLDPVQRAGENLLTNGFISRTRGEERRVPDLFVEQLVSIEDVTERVAAGVGEGTQEERQSRQMAVRRELERPDSANRMRYQVVEFYNGGRYSRYGYKRFDDVRLVFAPEQAIAFFGGDPDNFNYPRYNLDMALFRVYDENGRPFRPANYLRWSAAGAREGDPVFVVGNPGTTQRQLTNAQLEYLRDVAQPAQLAVLNAQRTSLQRIGQADPARGLELRDNIFSIENSIKAITGRREGALDPALFARKVDWERRFRASVQGDPARAARYGAAWDSITAFQAERRALAPGLLYNAYLNSGPLGQAMALVRAAGGEAQFRGAAGAPLTAARGEQVIELAELLRVAQRNVPQDSVLRLVLAGRSPDDAATQIVSSYTLADTTARRQLLAGGAAAVQASTDPVIALARQVAPVVMARQRAMAAINVRETAQRNLLGRAFYEVYGTDVPPDATFTLRIADGVVKGYEANGTIMPWKTTFYGLYNRAYGFDQKTSDFDLPPRWDTPPAGLRLETPFNFVSTNDIIGGNSGSPMINRNSEVVGLIFDGNLQSLPGNFIFDETQNRTISVHSAGILEALRNVYRVQRLVDELVPPTRR
- a CDS encoding helix-turn-helix domain-containing protein → MNAHTPLCPLFHRAVELVGRRWTGAIIFVLLKGRTRFAGLRAAIPDITDRMLSERLRELEQEGVLERCVIPDTPVRVEYALTEKGRALAGAVDALGAWAHEWLDHPAEQAS
- a CDS encoding nitroreductase family protein codes for the protein MMSTSIDFLSVREAAEQRRSIRAYEPVPIPRDEMEEILDVVRRAPSAFNVQPWRFVVVETPEMKERLAAAAFNQRQVHSAPAVIVLYTDMKESLAHLNAIVHPGMSPEQQVATQRTIRNMFAKQSEDERETWAQGQGYIALGYLLLAAEARGYQTSPMAGFDPAAVKALLGLPENVRIPALVAIGRGAEEGFPQHRLPLERILRVA
- a CDS encoding DsbA family oxidoreductase; this encodes MKVEIYSDVACPWCYIGKRRFERALAAFPGAGEVEVVYRPYQLDPAAPATARPLLDALKEKFGPGAASMAGNVAEAARGEGITMDFDRALAANTLAAHRLLRLAEHEYGPPVQHALAEQLFEAHFARGADIGDPAVLTALAIAAGMDGERVRGYLVSDEGVAEVMGEIRDARQLGITAVPTFVFEGRYGVQGAQPASAFLQAFETVARESAAVPQAGADGCDDGACAV
- a CDS encoding DUF4186 domain-containing protein gives rise to the protein MRDLDRVFRGLAGSRFRSRFRLGAADRAYLEAKGLPTILVHAADFVARRLAPANPVKDGKQTPFRGHPVFVAQHATATCCRGCLEKWHAIPAGRELTAEEQAHVVSAIERWLTGGTGE
- a CDS encoding GAF domain-containing protein, whose amino-acid sequence is MSIPTNEALRAVNDPERVAALHRTGLLGTDAEEAFDRMTRLAAKLLRVPAAFISLVDHERDFYVSAHGFGEPLATSRELTGRTFCHYAIESDQPLVINDARADPVYSLVPTVESLGVAAYVGVPLPGPEGHILGSFCAIDTSPRAWTPDEVDILSELASSARREIELRHRTRLAEEQTLRLRELASELTAQVAENRALADALREARTPA